A stretch of DNA from Sphingomonas sp. SORGH_AS_0879:
CGGTCTGGGCGTCGCGACTCGCACCCGGACGCGCACCAAGCAGCCGACGCCGTACCGCGTCCTGATGCTCAACGACGACTACACGCCGATGGAATTCGTCGTGCTGTGCCTCCAGCGCTTTTTCCGGATGAGCATGGACGACGCGACCCGCGTGATGCTGCACGTCCATCAGCGCGGCGTGGGGGTGTGCGGCGTCTTCTCCTACGAAGTCGCCGAGACCAAGGTGGCGCAGGTCATCGACTTCGCCCGCGCCAACCAGCACCCTTTGCAGTGTACGCTGGAAAAGGCGTGAAGCGCGCCGTTCCTCCTCGTATCGGGGAGGATCAGCGCGCGGGCGGCAACCAGCTGAGGTCCAGCCCGGCGAAGCGGTCGATATAGCCCGACTCCTGCACCAGCCGCTCTTCGTCCAGCAGGAACACCCGGCCGCCCTCGCGCTTGATGAGGCCTTCATCCTCCAGCAGGCGGAGCATCCGGTTCACATGCACGGCGGTCAATCCGATCGCGTCGCCCATCTCCTCCTGGGTCAGCCCCCGGCGTGAAGGATGTGCCGACCGTCATCCCCGCCTGACGCATCTGGCCGCGTAGCGACAGCAGCAGCGTCGCCACCCGCGCGCGGGCCGCGGTGCGGCCCAGCCCGGCCAGCCGATCGGTGGTGACGACCCGTTCGATCTGGTTGAGCACCAGGATCAGGCTGAACAGGCGGGGGTGATCGGTCGCCAGCCGGGTCATGTGCGACCGGTCGAAGGAACACACCACCGCGTTCGACACCGCGACGATCGTATCAGGCGACCGGCCATAGACCAGGGTGGACATGGCGAAGAGGTCGCCCGGAAACAGGAAGCGTACGATCTGGCGGCTGCCGTCGTCGAGCAGGACATAGCACATCAACATGCCCTGCAGCACGATGGACAATTCCTCGGTACGGGACCGCTCGTTCATCAGGACCAGGCCGCGCCGTATCGATCGTGGCTTGTCTTCCATCCGCGACAGCGCGTCGCGCTCGGCCGGGGTCAGGTCGACCCATTTGTTCAGGCGATCAGCAAGGCCGAAATTTGACACTGACACTCCATCCCCCGACTGGGAAAGGTGCCTTAGCCACGGAGGATATGAACCTGCATTAATATCGATCAACCAGTGCTTTGACCGCGTAACAATCGGCAACAATCCTGCACTGGCGTGACGATTCGCATGCGATTCGGCGATGTCCGACCCTTGGCGGTGGCGCGCGGGTCCGCTAGGGAGCGGAATCTATGGACCGTATCCTCATTCGCGGCGGCAACCGGCTGTCGGGTCGCCTGAAGATCTCGGGCGCGAAGAACGCCGCGCTCACCCTGATGCCCTGCGCGATCCTGACCGACGAGCCGGTCACGCTGCGCAACCTGCCGCGTCTGGCCGATGTCGACGGGTTCGGCCATCTGCTCAACCAGATCGGCGCCTCGACGCGGATCGAGGGGACGCGTCCGGAGGATTTCGGCCGGGTCATGACGATCCGCGCGGGCCAGCTTTTCTCGACCGAGGCGCCCTATGACATCGTGCGCAAGATGCGCGCGTCGATCCTGGTGCTCGGCCCGATCCTGGCGCGGATGGGCGAGGCACGGGTGTCGCTGCCCGGCGGCTGCGCGATCGGCAACCGTCCGATCGACCTGCACCTGAAGGCGCTGGAGGCGCTGGGCGCGGAGATCGAACTGACCGCCGGTTACGTCAAGGCGAGTGCGCCGGGCGGGCGGCTGCCGGGTGGGCGCTATACCTTCCCCGTCGTGTCGGTCGGCGCGACCGAAAACGCGCTGATGGCCGCCGTCACCGCCAAGGGCACGTCGGTATTGGGCAATGCGGCGCGCGAGCCCGAGATCGTGGATCTGTGCCGGTTGCTGATCGCCATGGGCGCGCGGATCGACGGGGTCGGCACCGAGACGCTGACCATCGAGGGTGTCGAACGGCTGCACGGCGCGACCTATTCGGTGATGCCCGACCGGATCGAGGCGGGCTCCTACGCCTGTGCCGCCGCGATCACCGGCGGCGATCTGGAACTGGTGGGTGCCTGTGCCGAGGATATGCGCGCCACGCTGTCCGCGCTAGCCGAAGCGGGCGTGACGGTCGAGGAAGGCCGCGATGCGATCCGGGTGAAGGCCGATGGCCCGCTCCAGCCGCTGACCCTGTCGACCGCGCCCTATCCGGGCTTCGCCACCGACATGCAGGCGCAGTTCATGGCGATGCTGTGCATGGCGCAGGGGACCAGCACCCTGACCGAGACGATCTTCGAGAATCGGTACATGCACGTGCCCGAACTGGCGCGGATGGGCGCGGATATTCAGGTCCATGGCCGCACCGCGATGGTGAAGGGCGTCGAGCGGCTGACCGGCGCGCCGGTGATGGCGACCGACCTGCGGGCCTCGATGAGCCTGATCCTGGCGGGCCTGGCCGCCGAGGGTGAGACCTCGGTCAGTCGCGTCTATCACCTGGATCGCGGCTACGAGCGCTTGGAGGAAAAGCTGTCGGCGGTCGGCGCGGATATCGAGCGCGTCGGCGACTGACCAATCCTCCCCATGGGGAGGTGGCAGGCCGAAGGCCTGACGGAGGGGGGCTTCCTCATAGCGTCCCTGATGGCAATCCCTCTCCCCGCGCCGGGGAGGATGTTCACGTCACCAGTCGCTTCAGCGTCTCCACCCGATCCGCCTCGGCGGCGGGCTTGTCGGTGCGGATGCGCGCGATCCGGGGAAAGCGCATCGCGACCCCCGATTTGTGCCGCTTCGATTCGTGGATCGAGTCGAACGCGATCTCCAGCACCAGGGTCTTTTCCACCTCGCGCACCGGGCCGAAGCGATGGACGGTGTGCGCGCGGACAAACCGATCCAACTGGCGCAATTCCTCGTCGGTGATCCCCGAATAGGCCTTGCCGACCGGCAGCAACTCGCCCTCCTCGGTCCAGCAGCCGAAGGTATAGTCGCTATAATAGCTCGAACGCCGACCATTGCCGCGCTGGGCGTACATCATCACGCAATCGGCGGTCAGCGGATCGCGCTTCCATTTGTACCACAGGCCGACGCGCCGCCCGCCGCTATAGGGCGAATCGCGCCGCTTGAGCATCACCCCCTCGATCGCGGCATCCCGTGCCGTCGCCCGCAGGGCCTCCAAGGCGGTGAAGTCCTCCGCCTCGATCACCGCGCTGATGTCGAACCGATCGGGGTCGAGCCTGGCCGAGAACGCCTCCAGCCGCTGGCGTCGCTCGGTCCAGGGGAGGGCGCGGACATCCTCCGTCCCGTCGACAAGAATGTCGTAGAGCCGGACGAAGGCGGGATAATCGGCCAGCATCTTCGCCGACACCGTCTTGCGCCCCAGCCTTTGCTGGAGCGCGTTGAAGCTGGCGGCACCCCCGCCATCCTCCAGCGTGCCGCCCTGATGCTCGCCCTTGACCAGCAACTCGCCATCCACCGCCCCCACCGCATCGAAGGCGATGGCGACATCGGGAAAGGCGTGGGTCACGTCATCGCCGGTGCGGCTATAGAGCCGGGTGTGCCCCGCGACATGGACGATCTGCACCCGGATGCCGTCCCATTTCCATTCGGCGGCATAGTCGGTCAGGTCGACCCGCAAATCCTCCAGCGGATGCGCGAGCATGAAGGGGCGGAAGACCGGCACATCGGCCGGCGTCGGCTGCGCGCCCTTGCCCTCGCCCCAGGCGAAGAGTTCGGCATAAGGCGGGGACAGGCCATGCCACACCTCCTCCACCGCCTCGACATCCAGCCCGAAATGCTGGGCAAAGGCGGTCTTGGCAAGCCGCGCGGACAGGCCGATGCGCAGGCCGCCGGTCGCCATCTTGAGCAGCGCGAACCGCTCCTCCGCCGTCAGCCGGTCGAGCATGTCGGCCAGCACGGCGGGCGCGTCGGAGCGCGACAGGTGCCGCAACCGCTCCACCACCGCGCTGACCGACAGCGGTTCGGGATCGAGCGACCGGTCGGGCGCGGGCCAGAGCAGGGCGACCGTCTCCGCCGTGTCGCCGACATAGTCGCGGCTCATGCGGAAAAGGACGGGATCGACCCGCTGCTCGATCAGTGCGCGGATGACCGCAGGCTTGACGCCGGGCAGGTCGAGATCGCCGGTCAACGCCGCCATCGCCCAACCCCGGTCGGGATCGGGCGTGGCGGCGAGGTAATCCGCGACCAGTTTCAGCTTGGCGTTGCGCGATCGCGTATAGATCAGCGCGTCGAGCAGCCCCGCGAATTCGCGCACCGGCGGATCAGTCGATCGCGTTCTTCACCGACTTGCCTGCGACGAGGCCCAGCACCAGGAAGATCACGAACAGCGCGATCGCGATGAAGAACAGGATCTTGGCGATCCCGACGAACGCCCCGCCGATCCCGCCGAAGCCGAGCGCGCCGAGGATCAACCCGACGACGAGGAATGTGATGGCGAGTTTAAGCATGGGGGCATCCTTCCGATCTGATGGGGGATCAACAGGCCAGACGGGTTGGTGTTCCGGTTACGAATGAGGTGCCGGATCAGGGATGCGGATGGGGCATGGCCCTAGATTCGAAAAAGGGCATGTGCTCCGTCCCATCGCGGTATCGAAACCGGCATGGGACGCAGGTGCAGCATTGCCTTAATGTATTGATTTGGTGCATCTTTCGCCGAGAGGGGGCGGTGACCACCTGCTCACGGGGGATATTCATGACAACTCGGCGCCAATTCCTAATCGGGGCGGCTGCTTTCTCGTGCGCGGGCTGCGTGATCGAAGGCGGGAATGAACCGCTGCCGCAACCGACACCCACCCCCACCCCGATGCCGACCCCGGTCGCTACGCCGGTCTATATGCTGGCGACCAAGGATGGGTCAGTCGGACAGACCTATTCCGCGCCGCAGGGGCTGACCGGGGTTCAATGGTTCCGGGAAACGCTGACGCCCGATCGGACGCGCACGGCGATCGCGGGTGCGTCGGGGGCCACCTATGTCGCGACGGCGGAGGACATCGGCACGCGCCTGGTCGCGGTGGGCACGATGAACGGACAGCCGAGCGTGGCCGCGGCGCTGGCGGTGGTGCTCGACATTCCCGTGCTGCTCGAAGGTTTCGACACGGCGGGCGGATTCACCGCCACCAACGAGGCCCTGCTCGGCAACCGTTCGGCCCTGGCGCAGGGCAGCGGCGCGGTGGAGATGCAGGGAACCGGATCGCGCCTGGGCGGGCCGGGGTTGCGCAAGTCCGACATCGGCTATCACGATCCTGTCCGGTTCGGCACCATCGCGCAGTTCGTCGACCTGGGATGGGACCCGATCTATGGCACCGCCACCGGCTTCGACCTGACATTGTCGCGGAACGGGCAGGAGTTTCGCGCGCCGGAGCCGCTTCTGGCGCCGCTCTATCAGACACCGCAGCCGCTGTTCTTCGGCACGATGTGGGGCTCGGTCCATTCCAGCGAGATCGTGGGGCTGCAAAGTGCGGGTGCCGGGCGATTCGGCATGGCGAACAGCGTGACGACGCAGGTGCCCGACGCGCCCCGCATTGGCGTAGACGCGCTGGTGGCGCGGGCCGGTGGGCGCCCGACCATCGTCATCGGCTTCGACGACATATTGCGCACCCAATATACCGAGGCCTTCCCCTATATGCGGGCGCGCAACGTCAAGGGCGGCTTCCACGTTGCCCCCGGCCTGATCGGCGGGCAGAACAGGATGACGCTCGCCCAGCTTCGCGAAATGTATGACGCGGGTTGGGACTGTTATCTGAACGGCAGCTATGACGACATTCTGATGACCGACCATCCGACGGTGGCGGCGGCCTTGGCGGACCTGCAAAAGGTGCGCGACTGGGCACAGGCCAATGGAATGCCGCGCGGCAACGACTTCTGCTGCTATCCCAATGGCCGCTACCATGTCAGCCCCACCCGGCCGCGCACCTTCTCCGCCAGGACCTATGGTACGCGCATCGCCACCATGTCGGACACGACGGGGATTCGTCCCGGAATGTTCGTCGGCGGCTATAACGTGCCCACCGGAACGACCGTTATCAGCGTGGACAGCGCGACCCAGATCACGCTCAGCACCGAGGTCGTCGCGCAGGTCAAGGCGTTCAACTTCAACGACCTGTCGAGCGAGTTTTCCTATACCAAGCTGCCGCTCGCGCTGAAGGCCGCCGGATACAAGATGGCGCGGACGACGCAGGGGCGGGGAAGCTGGCTGTCACGCTTCGGCATTCCCGATCGCGGCGGCATCCTGGCGCCCGCCAACGCCACGTCGAATCAAAGCCTGGAACAGCTGAAGGCCGATATCGACCTGACCATATTGCGGGGCGAAACCTCGGAATTCTACATCCATGGCCTTGCCGAGAACGCGGCCGGGCAGACCGATCCGGCGAAGTTCCGGGGGCTGATCGATCATATCGTCGCACGGCGCGACGCGGGGCAGCTCGATGTGCTGACCAAGACCGAATTGTGGATGCGGGACGGGAATTCCTCGCTTCCGATCTGACCCGCACAAAAAAGGCCCCGGCTTTCACCGGGGCCTTTCCTTTATCGACCGGCCCGAACCCTCAGCCCTTGCGGCCCGCCTCGAACAGGAACCAGGCGCGTTCCTCGGCCTGGTCGGTCCATTCGTCGACGATGCCGCTGGTGGCATTGTCCTTGGCCTCTTCGGCGGCGTCCTTCACCGTGCGGAAGCGTTCGACCAGCTTCAGATTGTCGTCGCGCAGTTCGACCAGCATGTCGGCGGCGGACACGAAGTCGCGATCATTGTCGACGATCGTCTGGCGGCGCGCGATGTCGCCGATCGAGCGCAGCGTGACGTTGCCGGTCTTGCGCACCCGCTCGGCGATGGCGTCGGTCACGCCCAGTATCTGAGTCGCCTGATCGTCGAGCATCAGGTGATAGTCCCGGAAATGCGGGCCTGAGACGTGCCAGTGGAAATTTTTGGTCTTCAGGTACAGTGCATAGCAATCGGCCAGCGCGCCGTTCAGCGCATCGGCGACGCTGGCGGTCGCGTTGCGGTTCAGATCGGTCGGCGTATCGAGCGCCGGATTGGTATCGGACATGGACATGCTCCCGCTGTCTGGAATCGTTGCGTAAACGATCCGATGACGAAATAGCTCCGCCGCGTCCATGTACAAAGCCCGGCCTCACTGATCGATGCTCTAGATCAGTTCTTTCACCGACAGTCCGATCACCACACCGGTCAGCACCATGATCGCCCCCAATGCCAGGCGGAGGGCACGCAACGGCAGGCGACGCCATGCCCGCTCGCCCATCAGCATCGCGGGCAGCATCGCACCCGCCAAGCCGATCAGCGCGCCGGGCAGGGCGGCCCAGGGCAGGGGCGAGCGGGCGGCGGCGGCCGCCACGACCAACAACCCCGAATCGGCGAACAGGATCGCGCCACCGAAGATCACCGCCCCCCCGAACGCGCCCAGCCGGGGCCGCCCATAGGGGTTGGTGGGTCGGGGTATGCGCCCCATCATCCCGATTCCCGTTACGACCAGCGCGATCGCCAGCAACAGGCCATGCGTCTCCGGCATGAATTGCGGGGCGAGCAGGATGCCAATCCGGATCGCCCCGGCGGCCAGCGCCGCCTGCGCCAGCATCAATCCGGCCAGCACCGTCGGCGTCTTTCCGCTTCGGTCCACCAGTTGCGCCGCCAACAGGCTCAATCGTCCGCCGGTCTGTCCCGCCAGGGTCGCGACCAGGACCAGCATGAAAGCGTCCATCAGGCCGCCAGTCGCACCGAACAGGCTTCCGCGAATCGGTTGGCGGCCTCCAGATCCTGTCGTTCGCTGGCGACCGCCTCGGTCAGCATCGCGAACCAGCCATGGACGGGCACCGGCCCGTCGCCGCGCATCAGCGCCCGGTCGATGAAGTGGGTCACCGTCACCGCCGGGGCCAGGCCATGGGCATGGGCAAGCTGGCGAATGGCCTCGATACCGCCCAGCAGATCGGCGGCCGGGGTATAGGGCGCGCGCACGTCGAGCGCGGCGATCCGGGCCCAAAGCTGATCCCGTATCTCCGCCGCCGTGTCCCGGTCGGGCGATTCGCCCTGACTCATCGTTTCATGCCCACCCGGCCCCGCACGCATGCCGCGTCATGGGCTGTTTGAACCTGCCGATATAGCGCCATAGGCGTAAAGAGGGGCTTAAATCAGGCGTCATACTTGACTCGGCGGGCCGGTTGGGCCATGCGCCGCCCTTATATAGCGGCGGCTCCGGCTGCCGCTTTCGCTTTTTCACGCATACAGGAACCAGGTCATGGCCAAGCCGACCACCGTCAAGATCAAGCTCGTCAGCTCGGCTGATACCGGCTTCTTTTACGTCACCAAGAAGAACCCGCGCACCAAGACCGAGAAGCTGAGCTTCAACAAGTACGACCCGGTCGTGCGCAAGCATGTCGAGTTCAAGGAAGCCAAGATCAAGTAATTCGCCGTCGGGCGCCTGTCCCGGCGCCCTGCGAAGGACTTGAAGGCGTGAAGCCGCCGTCCTGTCAAGGACGCGCGGCTTTTTGTCGTTGGTTTCTGCTCCCCCTCCCGCAGGCGGGAGGGGGTTGGGGGAGGGCCCTTGCCACGGGCGACCCGGCTTGTGGCTTTCCCTCCCCCATCCCCTCCCGCAAGCGGGAGGGGCGGGCTTGTGGCGGATGTGTCGGCTTTTCCGAGAGGTTGAAGGCGGCAGCCCCTACGCCGCCGCCGGATACAGCGTCCGGATCAACCAGTCGTGGAACAGCTTCACCGACTTCTGCTGAAGCGCACGCGGGCGACAGACGAACCAGTGGCTATACGGGCTGTCCACCTCGATATCGAACAGCCGCACCAGGCGCGGATCATGGGCGTGTTCGAAATGGCTGGCATGCATGAAGGCGACGCCCAGCCCTTGCGCCACCGCCTCCAGCATCAGGCCACCGGAATCGAAGAAGTCGATCGCCTTGGGCTTGATATTGGTCAGCCCCGCAGCCTGGCACCAGGCGGTGAAGGCATCGGGCATTTCGCGGTGCAGCAGCGCGGTCATCCCGTTCATCTGCTCGGGATGGAGCAGGGGATTCGGCCCCTCGATCAGCCTTTTGGCGCCGATGACATAGACTTTGTTGAAATCCAGCCGCTTGGCATAGAGCGACGGATCGATGTCGCGCCCCAGCGCGATGACCGCGTCCAGTCCTTCGCCCAGCCGCGCGATGCCATGGCCGGCGGTATCGATGTCGAGATGCAGTTCGGGATGCGCCGCGCGCAACAGCCCCATATGCGGGAACAGCCGCTGCGCCGCATAGAGCGGCAAGACGCCCAGGCGCAGGCGCAGCACTTCCTGACCGCTGGTCATCGCCTCCACCGCGTCGGACAATTGGTCGAGCAGCGGGGCGATCTGCTCCATCAGCGTGTCGCCGTCCTCATTGGGCACCATCGCTTGGTGCCGCCTGGCGAAGAGCGGCTTGCCGACGAAGCGTTCGAGCGTCTGCACCCGGCGGCTGAGCGCCGGGGCGGACAGCGCCAGTTCCTCCGCTGCCGCCTTGATGGAGCCCAGGCGGACCACCTGGACAAATGCCTCGATCGCACCGAGCGGGGGAAGCCTGCGCATGTCGCACCTGTACTCGTTGACCTATTGGTCAGAGGATTGCATAAACTGCAATCATAGCCAAGCTTTTCGCACTTGCAACATAATGTTTCGCGCTGCAAAAGGAACGGGCCTTTCAGGCATCCTCTCCTAAAAACTTTTCGGGCTGGTCGTTTCGATCGGCCCTTTTTTTTGCCTCCGCCTGGCTCCCCGGTCTTTCGCGGACCGGAACCCGCCCCCAAGTCCCACGCTTTCGTGTTCAGACACTTTGCCAAGGGACGATCATGGCCGACAGCGACGCGCCGACCCGCAAGATACAGGTGGCCAATAGCCGCCCCGAGGATTCCGGGCGCGGCCTGGCCCATGTCCCGCGCAGCCTGATGGCGGCGCTCGGCATCACCGAGGGCGACGTCGTGGAGATCGTCGGCAAGCAGGCCACGCCCGCGCGCGCCGTCGCGCCTTACCCGGAGGACGAAGGGCTCGACCTGCTGCGCATCGACGGGTTGCAGCGCGCCAATGCGGGCGTCGGCTCGGGCGATTTCGTCGAGGTGCGGCGCGTCGAATCCAAGCCCGCGACGCGCGTCGTCTTCGCCCCCGCGCAGGAAAATCTGCGGCTTCAGGGATCGGCCCAGGCGCTGAAGCGCACCTTCTTCAACCGCCCGCTCTGTCAGGGCGATGTGGTGGCGACGGCGGGGCAGCAGCGGGTCACCAACATGCCGCCGGGCGTGGCGCAGTTTATGAACGCGCCGGCCTATGCGCTCCAGGAAATCCGCCTTGCCGTCGTCGCGGCCAGCCCCAAGGGCGTTGTCCATATCGACGAGAATACCGAGGTCGAACTCCGTCCCGAATATGAGGAACCGCGCGAGGCCAGGCGTGCCGATGTCACCTATGACGATATCGGCGGCATGGCTTCGACCATCGACCAGTTGCGCGAGATGGTCGAACTGCCGCTGCGTTATCCGGAATTGTTCGAGCGGCTCGGCGTCGAGCCTCCCAAGGGCGTGCTGCTCCATGGCCCGCCCGGCACCGGCAAGACGCGGCTCGCCCGTGCCGTCGCCAATGAATCGGACGCGCAATTCTTCCTGATCAACGGGCCGGAGATCATGGGCTCGGCCTATGGC
This window harbors:
- the clpS gene encoding ATP-dependent Clp protease adapter ClpS, which gives rise to MTGNGPGRGPGQGPDHGDDDGNGLGVATRTRTRTKQPTPYRVLMLNDDYTPMEFVVLCLQRFFRMSMDDATRVMLHVHQRGVGVCGVFSYEVAETKVAQVIDFARANQHPLQCTLEKA
- a CDS encoding helix-turn-helix domain-containing protein codes for the protein MGDAIGLTAVHVNRMLRLLEDEGLIKREGGRVFLLDEERLVQESGYIDRFAGLDLSWLPPAR
- a CDS encoding Crp/Fnr family transcriptional regulator; the protein is MSNFGLADRLNKWVDLTPAERDALSRMEDKPRSIRRGLVLMNERSRTEELSIVLQGMLMCYVLLDDGSRQIVRFLFPGDLFAMSTLVYGRSPDTIVAVSNAVVCSFDRSHMTRLATDHPRLFSLILVLNQIERVVTTDRLAGLGRTAARARVATLLLSLRGQMRQAGMTVGTSFTPGADPGGDGRRDRIDRRACEPDAPPAGG
- the murA gene encoding UDP-N-acetylglucosamine 1-carboxyvinyltransferase: MDRILIRGGNRLSGRLKISGAKNAALTLMPCAILTDEPVTLRNLPRLADVDGFGHLLNQIGASTRIEGTRPEDFGRVMTIRAGQLFSTEAPYDIVRKMRASILVLGPILARMGEARVSLPGGCAIGNRPIDLHLKALEALGAEIELTAGYVKASAPGGRLPGGRYTFPVVSVGATENALMAAVTAKGTSVLGNAAREPEIVDLCRLLIAMGARIDGVGTETLTIEGVERLHGATYSVMPDRIEAGSYACAAAITGGDLELVGACAEDMRATLSALAEAGVTVEEGRDAIRVKADGPLQPLTLSTAPYPGFATDMQAQFMAMLCMAQGTSTLTETIFENRYMHVPELARMGADIQVHGRTAMVKGVERLTGAPVMATDLRASMSLILAGLAAEGETSVSRVYHLDRGYERLEEKLSAVGADIERVGD
- a CDS encoding cisplatin damage response ATP-dependent DNA ligase, with product MREFAGLLDALIYTRSRNAKLKLVADYLAATPDPDRGWAMAALTGDLDLPGVKPAVIRALIEQRVDPVLFRMSRDYVGDTAETVALLWPAPDRSLDPEPLSVSAVVERLRHLSRSDAPAVLADMLDRLTAEERFALLKMATGGLRIGLSARLAKTAFAQHFGLDVEAVEEVWHGLSPPYAELFAWGEGKGAQPTPADVPVFRPFMLAHPLEDLRVDLTDYAAEWKWDGIRVQIVHVAGHTRLYSRTGDDVTHAFPDVAIAFDAVGAVDGELLVKGEHQGGTLEDGGGAASFNALQQRLGRKTVSAKMLADYPAFVRLYDILVDGTEDVRALPWTERRQRLEAFSARLDPDRFDISAVIEAEDFTALEALRATARDAAIEGVMLKRRDSPYSGGRRVGLWYKWKRDPLTADCVMMYAQRGNGRRSSYYSDYTFGCWTEEGELLPVGKAYSGITDEELRQLDRFVRAHTVHRFGPVREVEKTLVLEIAFDSIHESKRHKSGVAMRFPRIARIRTDKPAAEADRVETLKRLVT
- a CDS encoding DUF1328 domain-containing protein yields the protein MLKLAITFLVVGLILGALGFGGIGGAFVGIAKILFFIAIALFVIFLVLGLVAGKSVKNAID
- a CDS encoding Dps family protein; its protein translation is MSDTNPALDTPTDLNRNATASVADALNGALADCYALYLKTKNFHWHVSGPHFRDYHLMLDDQATQILGVTDAIAERVRKTGNVTLRSIGDIARRQTIVDNDRDFVSAADMLVELRDDNLKLVERFRTVKDAAEEAKDNATSGIVDEWTDQAEERAWFLFEAGRKG
- the rpmG gene encoding 50S ribosomal protein L33; translated protein: MAKPTTVKIKLVSSADTGFFYVTKKNPRTKTEKLSFNKYDPVVRKHVEFKEAKIK
- a CDS encoding LysR substrate-binding domain-containing protein, giving the protein MRRLPPLGAIEAFVQVVRLGSIKAAAEELALSAPALSRRVQTLERFVGKPLFARRHQAMVPNEDGDTLMEQIAPLLDQLSDAVEAMTSGQEVLRLRLGVLPLYAAQRLFPHMGLLRAAHPELHLDIDTAGHGIARLGEGLDAVIALGRDIDPSLYAKRLDFNKVYVIGAKRLIEGPNPLLHPEQMNGMTALLHREMPDAFTAWCQAAGLTNIKPKAIDFFDSGGLMLEAVAQGLGVAFMHASHFEHAHDPRLVRLFDIEVDSPYSHWFVCRPRALQQKSVKLFHDWLIRTLYPAAA